A genomic segment from uncultured Desulfuromonas sp. encodes:
- a CDS encoding ABC transporter ATP-binding protein gives MMSSTRSVIRLQSARRSYTVGDSFVHALNGIDWSVDAGSSWAILGASGSGKSTLLNILGCLDRLTAGDYFLLGKNVQHLDDDQLSDLRLKNFGFIFQSFNLINQLTVLENIEMPLYYAGVEPVQARRRARELAARVGLDAREAHRPAELSGGQQQRVAIARALANDPPVLLADEPTGNLDSTTGNQILELLHELSSQGKTLITVTHDQEIARQMDDQLYLSDGRVATAGGGHD, from the coding sequence ATGATGTCGTCAACCCGTAGCGTGATCCGCCTTCAATCGGCCCGACGCAGCTATACTGTCGGGGATAGTTTCGTTCATGCACTGAACGGCATTGACTGGTCCGTGGATGCGGGATCCTCCTGGGCGATTCTTGGTGCCAGTGGCTCCGGTAAAAGTACCCTGCTTAATATCCTCGGTTGCCTTGATCGTCTGACTGCTGGGGACTATTTCTTGCTCGGAAAGAATGTTCAGCACCTCGATGATGACCAGCTCAGTGATTTGCGACTGAAAAATTTCGGGTTTATTTTCCAGAGTTTCAATCTGATCAATCAACTGACGGTGTTGGAAAATATTGAAATGCCACTCTATTATGCCGGTGTTGAGCCGGTTCAGGCCCGGCGCCGCGCCAGAGAATTAGCGGCCCGGGTCGGACTGGATGCGCGTGAGGCACATCGTCCGGCGGAACTGTCGGGGGGGCAGCAACAGCGTGTAGCCATTGCTCGCGCTCTTGCCAATGACCCACCTGTCCTGTTGGCGGATGAACCGACCGGCAATCTTGATTCGACCACCGGAAACCAGATCCTCGAATTGCTTCACGAGCTTTCCTCCCAGGGGAAAACCCTGATTACCGTGACCCACGATCAGGAGATTGCCCGTCAAATGGATGATCAGCTTTATCTGTCCGATGGACGTGTGGCCACCGCAGGGGGAGGGCATGACTAA
- a CDS encoding ABC transporter permease: protein MTKFSVGRDIRLGINNLLLHGLRSLLTMLGMVFGVASVIAMLAVGKGAGQETLEQIRELGSDVIIMNSVKPVAQDKQQQTNNVLNVYGLTYRDVNQLQRTIPDVEIVVPVKIRREQALMGSQPVAVRMVGTTPEWFSLVRRPLVAGRLLSPLDETRRSAVAVIAEQLARELFPLKTVIGGFVRVGGDSYRVVGVVQSATVSGGEVQSLDEDHDLYLPLSTLRERQGDVFVKRSTGSRIQERVELHQVLVRMRSERIVEKTASSLQRLVDHFHKQEDVSLQVPLALLRQAEKTQRRFNIVLGAIAGISLLVGGIGIMNIMLASVTERTREIGIRRAIGARRKQIVLQFLIETVVLSCCGGALGIALGLFLPWIITRLTGLNTVVTSTSLILSLFISVTVGIVFGLYPAIRASRLDPIVALRHE, encoded by the coding sequence ATGACTAAGTTCAGCGTCGGGCGAGATATTCGCCTGGGCATCAATAATCTGCTGTTGCATGGTTTGCGCTCGCTGTTGACCATGCTGGGTATGGTGTTCGGTGTCGCCAGTGTGATTGCCATGCTTGCCGTTGGCAAAGGGGCCGGCCAGGAGACCCTGGAGCAGATTCGCGAGCTGGGCAGTGATGTGATCATCATGAATTCTGTCAAGCCGGTCGCACAGGATAAACAACAGCAGACGAATAATGTCCTCAATGTTTATGGTTTGACCTATCGCGATGTGAACCAGTTGCAGCGCACGATTCCCGATGTGGAGATCGTGGTGCCGGTTAAAATCCGTCGCGAACAGGCATTAATGGGTTCACAACCTGTTGCCGTGCGCATGGTCGGGACCACGCCAGAGTGGTTCAGTCTCGTGCGTCGTCCGCTGGTGGCGGGGCGACTCCTCTCTCCACTCGACGAGACGCGACGTAGCGCAGTCGCTGTGATTGCCGAGCAATTGGCGCGCGAGTTGTTCCCCTTGAAAACGGTAATTGGTGGTTTTGTGCGGGTTGGCGGCGACAGTTATCGCGTGGTTGGCGTTGTTCAGAGCGCTACGGTCTCCGGTGGCGAAGTGCAGTCTCTGGATGAAGATCATGACCTTTACCTGCCGCTGTCAACGTTACGTGAGCGCCAGGGAGATGTCTTTGTCAAACGGAGTACGGGGTCGCGTATTCAGGAACGGGTGGAACTACATCAGGTGCTGGTGCGGATGCGTTCAGAGCGCATTGTCGAAAAAACAGCCTCCTCATTGCAGCGTTTGGTCGACCACTTCCATAAACAGGAGGATGTTTCGCTGCAGGTCCCTCTGGCCTTGTTGAGGCAGGCGGAGAAAACCCAGCGTCGGTTTAATATTGTTCTCGGAGCCATTGCCGGTATCAGCCTGCTGGTCGGGGGTATTGGCATTATGAACATCATGCTGGCCTCAGTGACCGAGCGTACCCGCGAAATTGGTATTCGACGGGCGATTGGCGCACGGCGCAAACAGATTGTCCTGCAGTTTTTGATCGAAACCGTGGTACTGTCGTGCTGTGGTGGGGCTTTGGGAATTGCCTTGGGTTTGTTCCTGCCCTGGATTATTACCCGCTTGACCGGATTGAATACGGTCGTGACCTCCACCAGTCTGATCCTGTCATTGTTCATCAGTGTGACGGTGGGAATCGTCTTTGGTCTTTATCCGGCCATTCGAGCCTCCCGTCTTGACCCGATTGTTGCCTTACGCCATGAATAA
- a CDS encoding YgiQ family radical SAM protein has product MTRLLPYAMNKPHENDQLRRFIPTSRAEMAARGWDELDVLFVSGDAYVDHPAFGVPLLARWLESLGCRVGIVAQPDWRNADDFLVMGQPRLCVAIASGAMDSMVNHYTAAKKKRRDDAYTPGGRSGARPNRAIIAYTAAVKGAFKGVPVVIGGIEASLRRLAHYDYWSDQVRRSILVDSKADLLVYGMGEHALATIVQRLDAGQTISELTDIPGTATLLNSPPADAVVLPDYHTVEQDRTAYAKAFALSEQAGSKTLSQQHDRRWVIVNPPAAALKEAELDALYALPFSRRPHFSYAEEIPAFEQIRWSVTSHRGCQGGCAFCAIARHQGRRVQSRSEASVVDEVKRLRADDAFRGTISDVGGPTANMYGIEVVDSERCVICSRTSCLFPHVCRNLRVRNGRAARLLHRVRQIDGVKHVFVASGVRYDLLEQQDDYLKALLEHHVGGLLKVAPEALSDPLLKIMRKPPAEAFGRFVEVFRADNRRRNKRRGIVPYLMAGHPGSTLEDMVDTALFLKRYNLRVEQVQEFTPTPGTLATCMYHTGLDPYSLKPVDICHSEKQRRWQKALLLYHLPASRKAIFEALHACGRDQDIARLLGHSPAPPAVERQTHKRHDARRRSQKKGPRRPLTR; this is encoded by the coding sequence TTGACCCGATTGTTGCCTTACGCCATGAATAAACCCCACGAAAATGATCAGCTTCGTCGATTTATTCCCACCAGCCGTGCCGAAATGGCAGCGCGTGGCTGGGATGAACTTGATGTGTTGTTTGTCAGTGGTGATGCCTATGTTGACCACCCGGCCTTCGGCGTACCGTTACTGGCGCGTTGGCTGGAATCATTAGGTTGCCGGGTTGGCATTGTTGCGCAGCCGGACTGGCGTAACGCGGATGATTTTCTGGTGATGGGGCAACCTCGATTGTGTGTGGCTATCGCCTCCGGGGCAATGGATTCGATGGTCAATCATTATACGGCGGCGAAGAAGAAACGCCGTGATGACGCCTATACACCGGGAGGGCGCAGTGGTGCACGACCCAATCGGGCGATTATTGCTTATACGGCCGCCGTCAAAGGCGCCTTTAAAGGGGTTCCGGTTGTTATCGGTGGCATTGAAGCGAGTTTGCGTCGGTTGGCCCATTATGATTATTGGAGTGATCAGGTTCGCCGGTCAATTCTGGTGGACAGTAAAGCCGATCTGCTGGTCTATGGCATGGGCGAACATGCTCTTGCGACGATTGTGCAACGACTTGATGCGGGTCAGACGATTTCTGAACTGACCGATATTCCGGGGACGGCGACTCTCTTGAATTCACCACCCGCTGATGCCGTGGTGCTGCCGGATTATCACACGGTTGAACAAGATCGAACGGCCTATGCCAAGGCGTTTGCTCTGTCTGAGCAGGCCGGGAGCAAGACGCTGTCGCAACAGCATGATCGTCGCTGGGTGATTGTCAATCCTCCGGCCGCAGCTTTGAAGGAAGCGGAACTGGATGCGCTTTATGCCCTGCCGTTTAGCCGTCGGCCTCATTTTTCCTATGCGGAAGAAATTCCCGCCTTTGAACAGATTCGCTGGTCGGTCACCAGCCATCGTGGCTGCCAGGGGGGCTGTGCCTTTTGTGCCATTGCCCGTCATCAGGGGCGGCGTGTTCAGTCCCGTTCAGAAGCCTCGGTGGTGGATGAGGTCAAACGTCTTCGTGCGGACGATGCGTTTCGCGGTACCATCAGTGATGTCGGCGGCCCCACGGCCAATATGTATGGCATTGAAGTGGTCGATTCCGAGCGATGTGTCATCTGTTCGAGAACGAGTTGCCTGTTTCCGCACGTGTGCCGCAATCTTCGTGTTCGCAATGGCCGGGCTGCACGTTTATTACATCGAGTACGTCAGATAGACGGCGTCAAGCATGTTTTTGTTGCTTCGGGGGTGCGCTATGATCTGCTTGAGCAGCAGGACGATTATCTCAAAGCGTTGCTGGAACACCATGTTGGCGGGCTGCTCAAAGTGGCGCCGGAAGCGCTCAGTGATCCGTTGCTGAAAATTATGCGCAAGCCACCGGCCGAAGCTTTTGGCCGTTTTGTTGAGGTGTTTCGTGCCGACAATCGTCGTCGTAATAAACGTCGCGGGATTGTGCCTTATCTGATGGCCGGCCATCCCGGCTCAACCCTTGAAGATATGGTTGACACGGCACTGTTTCTTAAACGCTACAATCTACGGGTTGAGCAGGTGCAGGAATTCACTCCGACGCCCGGTACTCTGGCGACCTGTATGTATCATACCGGACTGGACCCTTATAGCCTTAAGCCTGTTGATATTTGTCATTCTGAAAAACAGCGGCGCTGGCAGAAAGCCTTGCTGCTGTATCACCTTCCGGCCAGCCGCAAAGCTATTTTTGAAGCCCTTCATGCTTGTGGCCGCGATCAGGATATTGCCAGGCTGTTGGGACATTCCCCGGCTCCGCCTGCCGTTGAACGGCAAACGCACAAGCGACACGACGCGCGCCGTCGGTCACAAAAAAAAGGACCAAGGCGGCCCTTAACGCGCTGA
- the sucD gene encoding succinate--CoA ligase subunit alpha: MSILINKETKVIVQGMTGKTGMFHTRECRDYGTNIVAGVTPGKGGIHVEGIPVFDTMEEAVRITGGNVSMIFVPPPGAADAILEACEAGVDLVVCITEGVPVRDMVMARQVVADSPTKLIGPNCPGLITPGACKIGIMPGYIHKPGKIGVVSRSGTLTYEAVKQLTDVGLGQSTCVGIGGDPIIGLKFIDVLELFNNDPDTEGVLMIGEIGGSAEEEAAAWVQEHMTKPVAAFIAGQTAPPGKRMGHAGAIISGGKGRAEDKIAALTECGVTVSTSPTGMGQAMLKALGREA, encoded by the coding sequence ATGTCCATATTGATCAATAAAGAGACTAAAGTGATTGTCCAGGGCATGACCGGCAAGACCGGCATGTTCCATACCCGTGAATGTCGTGATTACGGTACCAATATTGTCGCCGGTGTGACGCCGGGTAAAGGCGGCATCCATGTCGAAGGCATTCCCGTTTTTGACACCATGGAAGAGGCTGTCCGGATTACCGGCGGTAACGTGTCCATGATTTTCGTGCCGCCGCCGGGCGCGGCCGATGCCATCCTCGAGGCCTGTGAAGCTGGCGTGGATCTGGTGGTGTGCATCACCGAAGGCGTGCCGGTGCGCGATATGGTGATGGCCCGCCAGGTGGTGGCCGACAGCCCCACCAAGCTGATCGGCCCCAACTGCCCCGGTCTGATCACTCCCGGCGCCTGCAAAATCGGCATTATGCCGGGTTACATCCACAAACCGGGCAAGATCGGCGTGGTGTCGCGCAGCGGCACGTTGACCTATGAAGCGGTCAAGCAGTTGACCGATGTCGGTCTCGGCCAATCGACCTGTGTCGGTATCGGTGGTGACCCGATTATCGGTCTGAAATTTATCGATGTTCTGGAGCTGTTCAACAACGATCCGGACACCGAAGGGGTATTGATGATCGGTGAGATCGGTGGCAGCGCGGAAGAGGAAGCCGCTGCCTGGGTGCAGGAACATATGACCAAGCCCGTTGCCGCATTTATTGCCGGACAAACGGCTCCTCCGGGAAAACGGATGGGTCATGCCGGGGCGATTATCAGCGGCGGTAAAGGGCGTGCCGAAGATAAAATTGCGGCACTGACCGAATGCGGGGTGACGGTTTCGACCAGCCCGACTGGTATGGGACAGGCCATGTTGAAAGCATTAGGTCGCGAAGCCTGA
- a CDS encoding GPMC system MBL fold metallohydrolase: MADEPLTITILGSGTSSGVPVIGCDCSVCRSTHARNKRMRCSALLSWGEYRVLIDTATDLRQQALVYEMDRVDAVLYTHCHADHVNGIDDLRCFNALSGKDIPVYGSSGMIAQLQHCFGYVFLEHNSGFRPRLTPVVVSGPFELFGRCIVPVVLHHGRDQVIGYRIGRLAYLTDCNEIPEQARQQLQGLDVVVIDGLRFRHHPTHFTIDEAITMAQVLQVKRVILTHLSHDVDYARDSQQLPGHVEFAYDGLSVTLEEE; this comes from the coding sequence ATGGCCGATGAGCCTCTTACCATAACCATCCTTGGATCAGGAACCAGCAGTGGTGTGCCGGTGATCGGTTGCGACTGTTCAGTGTGCCGTTCAACACATGCCCGAAATAAAAGGATGCGCTGTAGTGCCCTGTTGTCCTGGGGGGAATATCGGGTTCTGATTGATACGGCTACGGACCTGCGTCAGCAGGCTCTCGTTTATGAGATGGATCGGGTTGATGCTGTGCTTTATACCCATTGTCATGCGGACCATGTCAATGGTATTGACGACTTACGTTGTTTTAATGCGTTGTCTGGAAAAGACATTCCTGTTTATGGCTCTTCGGGGATGATTGCCCAGCTGCAGCACTGTTTTGGCTATGTTTTTCTTGAGCATAACAGTGGCTTTCGACCGCGTCTGACACCTGTTGTCGTTTCCGGTCCCTTTGAGTTGTTCGGTCGCTGCATTGTCCCGGTTGTGCTGCATCATGGCCGTGACCAGGTCATTGGTTACAGAATTGGACGGCTGGCCTATCTGACGGATTGTAACGAGATTCCGGAACAGGCACGTCAGCAGCTTCAGGGGCTGGATGTGGTCGTGATTGATGGTCTGCGTTTCCGCCATCATCCAACCCATTTTACCATTGACGAAGCGATCACTATGGCGCAGGTGCTTCAGGTTAAACGGGTGATTCTGACGCACTTGAGCCACGATGTGGACTACGCCCGGGACAGCCAGCAGTTGCCCGGACATGTAGAATTTGCCTATGACGGTCTCTCTGTTACCCTTGAGGAAGAGTGA
- the hemC gene encoding hydroxymethylbilane synthase: MSTKIKIGTRRSKLALWQAYYVEQLLQDAGMDTEIVEIDTRGDQVLDVSIAKIGSKGVFTEELEDQLRSGDIDIAVHSAKDMQSELPEGFEIIAFTVREKVNDVVVSRDTTIRLGDTSRALTIGSSSVRRRAMLKAYYPHLNVIEMRGNLQTRIGKMDDGQCDAILLAYAGVNRMEYNDLIVETLPLEQFIPPVGQGSVAVESATSLDPKKRDIIRQAVNHPDTEYRLLAERAFLKTLKGGCSIPAFCMAELEGDDQLKVTGGMISLDGQTLIKNVLTGARSDAEQLGDRMAQLTLEQGGAEILAAIRAERGE; the protein is encoded by the coding sequence ATGAGCACGAAAATCAAAATCGGCACCCGTCGCAGCAAACTTGCCCTGTGGCAAGCCTACTATGTGGAGCAATTACTTCAGGATGCCGGCATGGACACCGAGATCGTCGAAATCGACACACGAGGCGATCAGGTCTTGGACGTCTCCATTGCCAAAATCGGCAGCAAAGGGGTTTTTACCGAAGAGCTCGAAGATCAGTTGCGCAGCGGGGATATTGACATTGCCGTGCATAGCGCCAAGGACATGCAATCGGAACTCCCCGAAGGTTTTGAAATCATCGCCTTTACCGTCCGCGAAAAAGTCAACGACGTCGTCGTCAGCCGCGATACAACGATCCGTCTCGGCGACACCAGTCGTGCCCTGACGATCGGCTCCTCCTCCGTACGCCGTCGCGCCATGCTTAAAGCCTACTATCCCCACCTTAACGTCATTGAGATGCGCGGCAACCTGCAAACCCGCATCGGCAAAATGGATGACGGCCAATGCGATGCCATTCTTCTGGCCTATGCCGGGGTGAATCGCATGGAATATAACGACCTGATTGTTGAAACCCTGCCTTTGGAACAGTTTATTCCACCGGTTGGTCAGGGCAGTGTTGCTGTCGAATCAGCGACCTCACTCGATCCGAAAAAACGCGACATCATCCGCCAGGCCGTTAACCACCCGGATACGGAATATCGTCTGCTCGCGGAGCGGGCATTTCTCAAAACCCTGAAAGGGGGCTGCAGCATTCCCGCCTTCTGCATGGCAGAACTCGAAGGTGACGACCAACTTAAAGTCACCGGCGGCATGATCAGCCTCGACGGCCAGACCCTGATCAAAAATGTTCTCACAGGAGCACGCAGCGATGCCGAACAACTCGGCGACAGAATGGCGCAACTGACTCTGGAACAGGGTGGTGCCGAGATCCTCGCGGCCATTCGTGCCGAACGCGGCGAGTAA
- a CDS encoding TolC family protein: MLASCLGPDSAVQQADEVSYRIIAEKQAELQIDYPFTLQRPEDRLRQRLLLQQPSAAPADHGTIQDETVQLPLTEALQVAAHNSRTFQDNKESVYRAALALDLERDAFRGTWSSVLSSEWLTDKTTGSRVSGLEHGGDLGVSRLFKSGAEFALSVGVDLVQLLTANRVSARGIVADASLSIPLLRGAGREIVTEPLQQAEREVIYALWDFERFRRTFAVDVASEYLRVLERMNRVDTAYDNYQRLVASRQRARRLADAGRITEIEVDQALQNELTARSNWVSAQQTSASALDNFKILLGLPPDSPIELDRSVLTELGGQQQIDLDQVDRLSGLTAVALRQRRDLRVAQGRVVDEKRAIRVAEDNLRAEVTLFATGHDGSSRSLASAGSDDASLDPDEGQYSALLNLDLPFERTAERNALRSAWLDYEAQQRSLEAIEDNIKLQVRTAWRQLKEAHETIDIQTMALHVAERRVESTNLFLRAGRIQIRDLLEAEDDLVSARNALVQAQVQYRITALELLRDLGTLTIDAQGGWLEDISIEIDE, encoded by the coding sequence ATGTTGGCATCGTGCCTGGGGCCGGATTCTGCCGTTCAACAGGCCGATGAGGTGTCCTATCGCATTATCGCCGAGAAACAGGCCGAATTGCAGATCGATTATCCTTTTACGTTGCAGCGTCCCGAAGATCGGCTTCGCCAACGACTGTTGCTCCAACAACCGAGCGCGGCACCTGCAGATCATGGCACAATTCAGGATGAGACAGTGCAGCTGCCGCTGACGGAGGCGTTGCAGGTGGCTGCGCATAACAGCCGGACGTTTCAGGACAACAAAGAGTCGGTCTATCGTGCGGCTTTGGCACTCGACCTCGAGCGGGATGCCTTTCGCGGCACCTGGAGTTCTGTCCTCTCTTCTGAGTGGCTGACCGATAAAACTACCGGCAGCCGGGTCAGTGGCCTGGAGCACGGCGGTGATCTTGGCGTCAGTCGTCTGTTTAAGAGTGGTGCTGAGTTTGCGCTGTCGGTTGGTGTCGATCTGGTGCAACTGCTGACGGCCAATCGCGTTTCCGCGCGAGGTATTGTCGCAGATGCCAGTCTCAGTATTCCATTGTTACGCGGAGCCGGACGAGAGATTGTCACCGAGCCGTTGCAGCAGGCTGAACGCGAAGTGATTTATGCACTGTGGGATTTTGAACGTTTTCGGCGCACGTTTGCCGTTGATGTCGCCAGTGAATATTTGCGGGTCCTGGAACGGATGAATCGGGTGGATACCGCCTACGATAATTATCAACGGCTGGTGGCGTCACGCCAACGGGCCCGGCGGCTGGCTGATGCCGGGCGCATCACGGAAATCGAGGTGGACCAGGCGTTGCAGAATGAGCTGACGGCTCGTAGCAACTGGGTAAGCGCCCAGCAAACCAGTGCTTCCGCTTTGGATAACTTCAAGATTCTCCTCGGCTTGCCGCCAGACAGCCCGATTGAACTGGATCGTTCTGTGTTGACAGAGCTCGGAGGACAGCAGCAGATTGATCTCGATCAGGTGGATAGGCTCAGCGGATTGACCGCAGTGGCGCTGCGGCAACGGCGCGATCTGCGTGTCGCACAGGGCCGGGTGGTGGATGAAAAGCGGGCGATTCGTGTGGCCGAAGATAATTTGCGTGCAGAGGTGACGCTGTTTGCAACGGGACACGATGGCAGTTCTCGCAGCCTGGCCAGCGCGGGCAGTGATGATGCGTCACTCGATCCCGATGAAGGGCAATATTCGGCTTTATTGAATCTAGATTTGCCCTTTGAACGCACGGCCGAGCGTAATGCGCTGAGAAGCGCCTGGCTGGATTACGAGGCACAACAGCGTTCCTTGGAGGCGATTGAGGATAACATCAAGCTTCAAGTGCGGACGGCATGGCGACAACTCAAGGAAGCCCATGAGACGATTGATATTCAGACCATGGCACTGCATGTTGCCGAGCGCCGTGTGGAAAGCACCAATCTCTTCCTGCGCGCCGGTCGTATTCAAATTCGTGATTTGCTGGAAGCGGAGGATGATTTGGTTTCTGCGCGCAACGCTTTGGTGCAGGCTCAGGTGCAATACCGTATCACGGCGTTGGAATTGCTGCGCGACCTCGGTACCTTGACAATTGATGCTCAAGGGGGCTGGCTGGAGGATATATCCATTGAAATTGACGAATAA
- a CDS encoding TIGR04442 family protein → MHQELRLHGHIDDTIEYYVTVAAHQAEGCHFYERDEEVLRVFSPGNEVRLDRTGLSHWGNGGTFCEYMYGIDQPLPDLLKREVKNRLVMYGACYRENGELEFGDNTAGRVPYDTIFEEGHAITNCFFFVTGSIYGALKTQQEGLLCLLGKVLKRTHHVAASDDARLVDELFGLLGHKSHFYLIRLLNKKHLAYAELFRNLYFKYRSIPDEEFENLTVLAQRLGISAVQQKRIRIAVMYAHRDNRMVVDEYRDILVGCHLRGTISRQENARLTRLKTLATRNKIPPALFAPLENKLKYDKLVDQEQDYIAETREILSGLLLNRLRLDQAITRDDMVRLLEAKRQAMNNRDYLFDQILLETSKACDEMVFAGADVASVEKLASIIDYFEHYERSVTEINNLSFMVGVRIEEQILRGLLRSCKAIDRLEKGLFERLLFKDLLTNQFLGFYGRRKVLVLRQALRENWGIDAMMVALRKVSRDEEIYGRLLIIIKEQLRIKYTRAVSWQDRSALQREVAAIFSRQDEDKGPFPEQIFYDAMVNVEKEFFYLQELLPRIISDNDIQMREDFLLNSGLDRFYIEELENSYLLRHGLDEQVLAPVRKGMDGR, encoded by the coding sequence ATGCATCAGGAACTGCGACTTCACGGCCATATTGATGATACGATTGAGTATTATGTCACTGTGGCTGCACATCAGGCCGAAGGGTGTCACTTCTACGAACGTGATGAAGAGGTCTTGCGCGTTTTCTCTCCTGGAAACGAAGTGCGTCTCGATCGTACCGGGCTGAGTCATTGGGGCAATGGCGGCACTTTTTGTGAATACATGTATGGCATTGATCAGCCGCTGCCGGATCTGCTCAAGCGCGAGGTGAAAAACCGTCTGGTGATGTATGGTGCCTGTTATCGTGAAAACGGTGAGCTGGAGTTTGGCGATAACACGGCCGGGCGCGTGCCTTATGATACGATTTTTGAAGAAGGCCATGCGATTACAAACTGTTTTTTCTTTGTGACCGGATCCATCTACGGGGCATTGAAAACACAGCAGGAAGGCTTGTTGTGCCTGCTGGGAAAAGTTTTGAAACGTACCCACCATGTGGCGGCTTCAGATGATGCCAGGCTTGTCGATGAGCTGTTTGGTTTGCTCGGGCATAAAAGCCATTTTTATCTGATTCGACTTCTGAATAAGAAGCACCTGGCTTATGCCGAATTGTTTCGTAACCTGTACTTCAAGTATCGCTCTATTCCGGATGAAGAGTTTGAGAATTTAACCGTTCTTGCCCAACGGCTTGGAATCAGTGCCGTCCAGCAGAAACGGATTCGGATTGCCGTCATGTATGCCCACCGCGACAACCGCATGGTTGTCGATGAATATCGCGATATCCTCGTCGGTTGTCATTTGCGTGGCACAATCAGTCGTCAGGAAAATGCTCGTCTCACGCGGCTGAAAACCCTGGCAACGCGCAACAAAATTCCACCTGCCCTGTTTGCGCCTTTGGAAAACAAGCTGAAGTACGACAAGCTTGTTGATCAGGAGCAGGATTACATTGCAGAAACGCGTGAGATCCTGTCTGGATTGTTGTTGAACCGGTTGCGTCTTGATCAGGCAATTACGCGTGATGACATGGTGCGTTTGCTGGAAGCCAAACGGCAAGCGATGAACAACAGGGATTATCTGTTTGACCAGATTCTTCTCGAGACCAGCAAAGCCTGTGATGAGATGGTGTTCGCTGGTGCTGACGTGGCTTCCGTCGAGAAGCTGGCCTCGATTATTGATTATTTCGAGCACTATGAACGCAGCGTGACTGAGATCAATAATTTGTCCTTTATGGTCGGTGTGCGGATAGAAGAGCAGATTCTGCGGGGCTTACTGCGCAGTTGCAAAGCGATTGATCGTTTGGAGAAAGGCTTGTTTGAACGGTTGTTGTTCAAAGATCTGCTGACGAATCAATTTCTTGGTTTTTATGGTCGGCGTAAAGTGTTGGTTTTGCGTCAGGCATTGCGTGAAAACTGGGGGATTGACGCCATGATGGTGGCTCTACGGAAGGTTTCCCGTGATGAAGAAATTTATGGCCGCTTGTTGATCATTATCAAAGAGCAATTGCGCATCAAGTACACTCGGGCTGTTTCCTGGCAGGATCGTTCGGCTCTCCAGAGGGAAGTGGCGGCGATTTTCTCACGTCAGGACGAGGATAAGGGACCTTTCCCCGAGCAGATTTTCTATGATGCCATGGTTAATGTTGAGAAAGAATTTTTCTATCTTCAGGAGTTGTTGCCCCGCATCATCAGCGATAACGACATTCAGATGCGTGAAGATTTTCTGCTCAATAGCGGTTTAGATCGTTTTTATATTGAAGAACTCGAAAATAGCTATCTATTACGCCATGGTCTTGATGAGCAGGTGCTGGCCCCGGTACGCAAGGGGATGGACGGGCGCTGA